The genomic region TTGCGCATCCTCGGCAGGAAACAACAGCCGCGCCTGATAACCCGGCGGATTCAACAACGCCTGCAAATCTTCAAATACCTCGCCCACTACCAACTGCGCATTCACCAACCCCAGCGCCGCCAACCTCGCTGTGTTCAAGGCGTGATTCACCTCGCTCGGATGCTGCAACAGCAACACTCGAGTGCGACTATCCAGCCGGGGAATCAGCGGGCACAGGCAATGAGTGATGGGCCGCAGGCAGCGGGGGCATTGGGGTCTGGACATGGTTTTCAGGCCTGGTTGAGCTGGGCTTTAAGTAAATCGCGGAAGGTCTGGATCAATGGTTCGCGGCTGCGGCCCCGGCGCATGATCATCGAGAACGGCGCCTGATAGCCAAAGGTCGCCGGCAGCAGCACCCGCAAATCCCCCTTGTCGGCCCAGGCCTGGGCGTAGTGTTCCGGCAGGTAGCCGATGTAGGCGCCGGACAGCACCAGGATCAGTTGCGCCTCCATACTTTCGACCGTGGCGGCGCTGTGCTTGAAGCCGTGGCGCGCCAGTTCGGCCTGGCTCCAATAACCACGACCGACCATGCGTTGCTGGGTGATCACTTGCTCCGGGATGCGCCGCTCGTTGAACAGCGGGTGACGGGTGCTGCAATACAGCCAGTGCTGTTCGCGGTACAGCGGCATGTAGATCAGCCCGCTCATGCGGTTGGAGAAGGCACCGATGGCCAGGTCCAGGCGATTGTCCTGTACCCCCAACTGCAATTCGTAAGGGCTCATCACTGACAAGTGCAGATGCACCGCCGGGTGTTCCTGGCTGT from Pseudomonas yamanorum harbors:
- a CDS encoding LysR family transcriptional regulator codes for the protein MANALPDLKLLRIFVSVVRHQGFANAQHELNLSTSAISTYMSQLEAALGLVLCHRGRGGFSLTSKGELFHQETLRLLGELEGFEQYAAALKGELRGTLKLGVLDSTVSDKALPFAEVIGAYSQEHPAVHLHLSVMSPYELQLGVQDNRLDLAIGAFSNRMSGLIYMPLYREQHWLYCSTRHPLFNERRIPEQVITQQRMVGRGYWSQAELARHGFKHSAATVESMEAQLILVLSGAYIGYLPEHYAQAWADKGDLRVLLPATFGYQAPFSMIMRRGRSREPLIQTFRDLLKAQLNQA